Part of the Vibrio ishigakensis genome, TGTCAGACCGCGCTTTATCATATCGTTGAAGCTCTGGTTCGCTGGATGGCACCTATCATGTCGTTCACTGCTGACGAAATCTGGAACCAAATGCCAGGTTCACGCGACAAGTTCGTATTTACTGGTGAGTGGTACACAGGTCTATTCGGCCTGAACGAAGGTGAAGAGCTAAGTAACGAGTTCTGGGAAGAAGTTCAGCAGGTTCGTACTGCAGTGAACAAGCTTCTTGAAAACGCGCGTAACGAGAAAACAATCGGTGGTGCACTGCAAGCTGAAGTAACTCTATTCGCAAGCGACGAATTAGTAGCTAAGCTAAACAAGCTTTCTGATGAGCTACGCTTCGTACTTCTAACCTCTCAAGCAACGGTTCGTCCTCTATCTGAGAAATCAGAAGCGGCAACTGAGACTGAGGTTGAAGGACTGGCAGTTGAAGTTAAAGCTACCGAGCACAAGAAGTGTGAGCGTTGCTGGCACCACACTGCAGACGTTGGCACTATCGAAGGCCATGAAACTATCTGTGGTCGCTGCGTATCTAACGTAGAAGGCGACGGCGAAGTTCGTCAGTTTGCTTAATATGAGCGCACTTAAGGCAACAGGGTTGCGCTGGCTATGGTTAGCCGCCCTGATATTTGTTGCAGACATCGCTATCAAGTCAGTAGTGATGGACAACATGGAGTATGGATGGGCGAACCGCATTGAGGTACTGCCTTTCTTTAACTTGTTGTATGTCCATAACTATGGCGCGGCATTCAGCTTCTTGGGTGATCAAAGCGGTTGGCAACGTTGGTTGTTTACCGGCATCGCTTTTGCTGTCTGTGCCATGCTTATGGTATGGATGAAGCGCCTACCACACAGTGATAAGTGGAATAACATCGCTTATGCACTGATCATCGGTGGTGCTATCGGCAATGTATTCGATCGTATCGTGCATGGCTTCGTGGTGGACTACCTAGATTTCTACTGGGGAACCTATCATTGGCCAGCTTTTAACTTGGCGGATACCGCCATAGTTATTGGTGCAGGTATGGTCATTCTCGACGGCTTTATCAGTAAAAAGCCTGGGACTGAAGCATAAGGTGCTCAATTGCTGAGCACTTAATTGACAAGGAGATTATTTTCCTTGTCACATGGGGTGGCTTTCGCTAATATTGCGTCCGCCCTAAACGGGACGCTAGCTTTGTTGTAATTAATTTTACGATGGCGCTGGCTCAACAATTTGGAACATAGGTGGAAAGATGTTTGAAACTCTACTTGTGATTTACCTGTTGGCTGCGCTTGGTGTTATTGGCCTAGTACTGATTCAACAAGGTAAAGGCGCAGATATGGGAGCCTCTTTCGGTGCTGGCGCATCAAACACAGTGTTTGGCGCAAGCGGCTCAGGAAATTTCCTAACCCGAATGACTGCAATTTTTGCAACTGTATTTATCGTTGTTTGTTTGATTCTAGGTAATATGTCTACACATAAAACCGAATCACAGTGGGTTGACCCAACAGCAGGTCAAGCGACTACACAACAAACGGACAACGCAGCGAGTGAAGTTCCAGCCGAAACTGGCGAAGAAATTCCTCAATAAGCTGATACGATTCCTGCCGAGATGGTGAAATTGGTAGACACGCCAGCATGAGGTGCTGGTGCCTTTGGTGTGAGGGTTCGAGTCCCTCTCTCGGCACCATTAATCGTTTGAAAAACATACTGTTGAGCGTATAATGCTCTCAGTCGGACGCGGGGTGGAGCAGCTTGGTAGCTCGTCGGGCTCATAACCCGAAGGTCGTCGGTTCAAATCCGGCCCCCGCAACCAATCTTCGATTCTGTTTTTCAAGCGTCATAACTGACATTTGTCTGTTATGAGCTAAGCTTCTTTTTAGCTTAGTGATATCAGGGTCCAGCATCATAAAACCCCGACTATCTCGGGGTTTTTTGTTATCTGCGGTTTATCACTGTAGAGTGCTTGGTATTTGAATTGGGCTTTAAGCCCTTTTTTTGTTTCTGGAGTGGTTGAACAATGACTGGTTTAGAAAGACAGCTAACTGAAATGCTTGAGCCGCCAGTAGTGGCATCAGGCTATGAGCTAGTTGGACTTGAATTTATACGTGCTGGTGAATACTCAACACTACGTATCTATATCGATAGCGAAAACGGTATCAATGTAGATGACTGTGCTGAAGTTAGTCATCAGGTTAGTGCGGTACTCGATGTAGAAGATCCAATTTCGGTTGTATACAACCTAGAAGTTTCTTCACCAGGTCTTGAACGCCCTCTATTTAAACCTGCACACTACGAGCAGTTTCTGGATCACGAAGTCAGCCTAGTTTTGAAAATGGGTGTTGGTAACCGCCGCAAGTGGAAAGGCATTATCCGCAAAGTAGACGGTGAAACCATCACTATCGAAGCTGACAAAGAAGAGCATGAGTTCGTATTGAGCAACATCTCTAAAGCCAATCTGATTCCTAAATTTTAAGTCTATTATCGAGGCTAGAAGAATGAACAAAGAAATTTTAGCTGTGGTTGAAGCGGTATCGAACGAGAAAGCCGTACCGCGCGAGCGCATCTTTGAAGCGCTAGAAATTGCACTTTCGACTGCAACCAAAAAGAAATA contains:
- the lspA gene encoding signal peptidase II; this translates as MSALKATGLRWLWLAALIFVADIAIKSVVMDNMEYGWANRIEVLPFFNLLYVHNYGAAFSFLGDQSGWQRWLFTGIAFAVCAMLMVWMKRLPHSDKWNNIAYALIIGGAIGNVFDRIVHGFVVDYLDFYWGTYHWPAFNLADTAIVIGAGMVILDGFISKKPGTEA
- the secG gene encoding preprotein translocase subunit SecG, producing the protein MFETLLVIYLLAALGVIGLVLIQQGKGADMGASFGAGASNTVFGASGSGNFLTRMTAIFATVFIVVCLILGNMSTHKTESQWVDPTAGQATTQQTDNAASEVPAETGEEIPQ
- the rimP gene encoding ribosome maturation factor RimP — protein: MTGLERQLTEMLEPPVVASGYELVGLEFIRAGEYSTLRIYIDSENGINVDDCAEVSHQVSAVLDVEDPISVVYNLEVSSPGLERPLFKPAHYEQFLDHEVSLVLKMGVGNRRKWKGIIRKVDGETITIEADKEEHEFVLSNISKANLIPKF